In Capsicum annuum cultivar UCD-10X-F1 chromosome 8, UCD10Xv1.1, whole genome shotgun sequence, the genomic window TTTACAAGTTCCATTTATGAAGCTTACTTTGTTTTTGGGTGACAATGATATCAAGACTCCTCTTTTCCAGTTGCCATAATTGGTACCATCAAATATGTTGTTTATGAGGCTCATTCCTGGTGAATCAAATGGAGAGAAAATAGGGATGAGAGATATCAATCTTGTTTGCATAATTCTTTACAACCACCGTTCCAACCATAATTTTTGTGTTTTAGAAAAGAGAAGGAAATATGGAAGAGTAGTGAGCTTAACTCTCTGATACCATGAAAGATTTTTAAGAGAAGTAGTATAGAAAAATTTTCTTGTATATCATTGAAATTGCTTTTGTACAAACTGCTCCTATTTATATACCAGAAAAGATGCCAGCTTTATGCTATCCTAACAAACTCCAAACAAATTCAGactaaagaaaatacaaaataaattgtATATACATGGTATTATATTAAAATTCTCCTTCTATACTTATTCTAGAATATATACACCTGGCAGGGCTATACACGTGTTTGACATAAAGAAAAGGAATcaacttgtttttcttttataacttCATTTAAGTCACACCTTTAGCTTCTTCTTCCTTTCTCTGCACATGGTGAACCACTGGAGATTCTGCAGGAGATAATTTAACGGCAAAATCTATCTGTTGAACtccttgaaaaatatttataggcCATATTAAGTGCACAactctactaagagcatcaattATGACATTTCTCTTGGAAGCTACTTTCATGTGTTCTTTTCGTACTTTATTTCAGTACGTTTCTCTTTGTTGTTCCTTATTCTAAGAGTTACTCCTGTAAAGGGTAGAATCTACTCTAATTCAAAGCTTAGTCCTAGCTTATGCAGATGCACTAGACCTTCCGCCATTGCATTCCCAAGCCGATCCTTCCATTCACTCATACGACCTAGCTAAGTCAGGTTAACTCTTGATTCTGATTGAATTAGGGAGTATCAATATAGTTAGGAGAGATTGTTCTGCCTCAACTCTTTCTAGATATCATAAGAGAAATATGAATCGCGTGCGACCAATCACAACAGGGACCTCTCTAGTTTATTTGTTAAACTccttgaaaatatttatcaagtccaCAAATCTTCCTCTACTTAATAGAATCTTCAATTATGTTTTTCGGGCTCTTGCAAACTATGTCACTAGCTTCACTATCATCTCTTGTTACATGTTAATTAACAATCTTCGTAGTAATAAGAACAACTTCATTTGAATTTGAGAATCAAGTTATCCAAAAAGATTGAATATCTTCTTTGGCAATGCTTTCATGACATGATTCCTAGTAAAGCTTATTTAAAGAATATCGAGATTAACATTGATGACACATGCCCAATTTGTAAACAATACAGAAACTATTCGACATATTTTTGATGCAATTGAATCACTAATCTTTGAAAAACATAAATTTCAATCCCAACAGTGTCACTCCTAAATAATTTCTTGTAATCCTCCTAAGCATCAAGGATTGATAATTGGAGAACCTCTTCCCCTATATCATCTAGCACATCTAAattaataggaataataataatcaaaaaaacattaattagtTAAGTCAGTACAACCTAATAAATAGTAAATTGTGCAATATATTGAATGCAAAATGCTTTTGAAAAATAAGCTACTACTTTGTAACAagaaaaaatatcttaaattgcACGGTACAATCTAATATAATTgaaattgactttttttttttttaaaaaaaatcatatcattctTAGAGTTGTAAAAGGTAGatgatatctatctttttatgGAAAGCGTTTATATTATTGATTTGCTTATCttattatagttttcatattaATACTCCTTCCCCCTCCCACAcccaaaaaaacaaataattaaaagaataaagataaaattaaacaTTTCAAATATGAAGGCGAGAGCATTTCAACCCAAAAACGTAAAGAGGAATAAATTTGACCTAATTTAAACAGTTCTAAGGATAAACAATGTCTCGCATATGTCCTACATGTTTCTAGAATTTAATTTATTTGGCAAGCAATTGTTATGTGACTTCTAAGttatttagtatatattttttttgtggtCTTGTTCTAGCTGATCttagtattgattttttttttttttgatgattgtCATTTCAAGTAATTATATAGAGAATTAAATTAATaactttatttgttttattttatgtgaatCATGTTGACATGatataattcttttaaaaaaaattattagaagtgtaacttaattattaaattaatattattaataatacttTGAAActtttgaataaatattttttagatgttgaatCTCCTAGATTTTGAAACTCATGCACGTAAAgttcttttaagaaaattttcatagtttattatttcGATTTCAACACGGTATACTACAACTAAAAGACTCCTTGTATGTGAATTCTACCTTATTATTATGAAGTTCGATCTTGTAAATTTTAAAAGACAAATTTCAGCATATTTGtgctaaaatttcaagaaaaaatgttGAAACTCAATTGATATATAGGCCTATAATTTTGATTCCAGCTTTCTTAAGTTGAAGATAGTGAAAAGTCCCCAGGAACATCCGATAAAATATATACTAGGCAAGGAAGATTAGCATGGCTGCTTCATGAAAGTGATGACACACACAAATCGAGAAATAAAGAtggtggaaaagaaaaaaagttgatctttacacttttaagtttgatatatttatcaaaatataactTCTGCATAAAAGAGTAGCAAACTtcaaataattttagaaatatttatttcttaaaataaaacaaaaaatttgcCTAATTGTCGATTTCATCATATACTCTGGtgtttataaatttgaaattattatgtatgtataatTATTATTGGGTAGAAAAATATTAGTACAAAAATGAATAGAAGTATACGACGAGAAGTTGTCCTAATTAACGCTATTATTGAGAtggtattaaatattttagaatatcAATTGTTCATATAATTAAATTGGTATGCTCATGCAAAATCAATTTCATTTCACATTGTCCTCCATATGTTTGTACATATGTACTTACATTGTAATATAGTGGTGAAAAAATATGTGCAAATATTACAAAAAGTTCACCTAGTTAAATTTgtcattaaaaaatataatatagtataaataaattaattttttatacagGATAGTCATGAACATCACAACAACGAAAATAATTCATGAACATCACAACAACGAAAATAACATtatatccagtgtattcccataaaatTGAATATAAAAAAGGTAGAGTGTTTATGCAGTCTGTACCACTACCTCAAAACTGAGgtggagaggttgtttctgataaatCATTCGCTCAAGACAAAATGTCATCTAGAAAAAGATGTAATGGAGGTGCAAAAGACAATAAAAAGTAACATAACAATGGATAGGAGCAGGAAAATCTATATACaggaaaataatattataaatgatCTACCCGGAACGATATTTACTaataaaatttcatgaaaaaaaaactatGACTACATATATATGAACACCACAAATAAAATAACACTGAATTCATATCTTTCCCTCAATCAACTCACATGTCAAAATGGCTtgatcaattcttttgacaagtGTAGAATTTGAATTGATTACCTTAATACATGATGCTCATAggtaaaa contains:
- the LOC107879501 gene encoding uncharacterized protein LOC107879501, with amino-acid sequence MKVASKRNVIIDALSRVVHLIWPINIFQGVQQIDFAVKLSPAESPVVHHVQRKEEEAKGMSLINNIFDGTNYGNWKRGVLISLSPKNKVSFINGTCKPPRKDSTMFAQWIHCNDMVLSWLLNSLSREIAESVIYSSAVVDLWNELEERYGQVDGTKLFHLQRELNIITQGSSDVASYFTKLKRI